TGATATGACTCGATCGCGAAGATATGATTTTTCAGGCTGATGGCATCTATCTGCGCACGACCCTTGCCTTTGATCGCAACACTTAATTGATGCTTCCAAAAGCCAATGGTGCGACCTTCACCTGGAAGACTAAATCCATCGCCATCTGGATCTTCTGTATTCAAGTCATTGAGAATGTCGCCTGTATTCAGATGAAAGCAGAAATTGACATCCGAAATATTAGCGTTTTGAACAGTAACAGAAACCGTCTTGCCTACGCAGGCGCTCATATAAGAGGCAAGTACCTCGTTAAAATCGTCAATAAAGGTATTGTCCTGAATGACTACGTTATAGTCACCGGCAAGTAGACCGTTGAAATGATAACTACCATTGGCATCGGTAAACGCGGTAGCGACAACATTTCCTGCTGCATCGACCAGTTCAACGGTAACATTGGCGAGTAAAGGCTCATCGGCGTCTAGATAGGAGCTGAAATTTGCATCGACATAGACACTGCCATCTATCGAATAGGTATCGGCACTGATGATAGTATCACCTGGGCCTTGAGTGGTACCTATAGCATAGTAGGTTCCGCCCTTGACCGAGTAGTCAATATCGGCAACGCCTACTTGTCCGGCAACCGTAATTGAATAGAGTGCAGTGGTTCCCTTGTCCTGTCCTGCATCCCATTTTATGCCCACTACGCCTGTTGTAGGGTCAAGGCCATAGGAAATCAAATTATCAGGAGACACTGATACCAGCACAACGTCGTCTAGATTGACAGCCAACACCCAATGGCTGAGATCTTTCTCCCATGACTGAGCCGTCATTTGATAAGTAAATGTCGTGGTATCGCTAACGGGATCATAGACGACATCCACAAGTGATGCAGACCAGCCAACCTGTGAAATATCTCGTTCTTCAAAGCTGGGTGCCGCTGAAACATTCAACGAAATAAAATATATGAAGAAAAACAACGCTACTGCAAATCGTGATACGGTAGGATACAACTTCATAAAGAATACCTGAACTGTACTGCAGCTTCCGTTCTGGCATTTAAGATACAGCTCTCCATATTAAATATCAGGATTTCCGTATGGGGAGTTAGCTGCGTGATGACGTGAGCTAAGTTACCCCAAGATTGTGTGAACTACAACACGATATTTGTAAACATGCATAAATGAAAAAATGAATTTGTAACAGACTATATGGCAGATTGAATTATCAATGGAGCGCCGGTTTCATGTTTAGCTTGCGAACGAAGAGGTAAGTTTTTACCGCCATCGAATGATTATTTTCTATTATTTTGAAACCCTTTCAAAAGTTATAAATTGCTTTGCGTCGCTAGTCGTTTTGTTCTACAGAAGCAGGACTTAGAAAGTCTGGGCTGTCGTCCAACGTCATGCCATTTTTCTTGTGTAACGTATGACGCGGGAAAAAGTGCCCCATATCA
This genomic stretch from Gammaproteobacteria bacterium harbors:
- a CDS encoding carboxypeptidase regulatory-like domain-containing protein, coding for MKLYPTVSRFAVALFFFIYFISLNVSAAPSFEERDISQVGWSASLVDVVYDPVSDTTTFTYQMTAQSWEKDLSHWVLAVNLDDVVLVSVSPDNLISYGLDPTTGVVGIKWDAGQDKGTTALYSITVAGQVGVADIDYSVKGGTYYAIGTTQGPGDTIISADTYSIDGSVYVDANFSSYLDADEPLLANVTVELVDAAGNVVATAFTDANGSYHFNGLLAGDYNVVIQDNTFIDDFNEVLASYMSACVGKTVSVTVQNANISDVNFCFHLNTGDILNDLNTEDPDGDGFSLPGEGRTIGFWKHQLSVAIKGKGRAQIDAISLKNHIFAIESYHLVEPFQFTDGLEYVEAFDVLSNRSSIAVDLLKKQLLATEFNQMAGYGLTNNYAILQPVLLAWGEYLVANEFSFTRDQLLIAKDIFDQINNMGH